One window of the Marinitoga sp. 1197 genome contains the following:
- a CDS encoding outer membrane protein assembly factor BamB family protein, translating into MKKIVFILLLITLILSGCFVFKDALKAQLNIEDYKIYERGIKKIDYILKWKKGEDSLATLYIGTKKDNLTPIVKDYKGEEYKYTFNLNSDYNEYYWMVETYNVNGKRIKSDIAKIVFVQKPEVIMSKIENSIKYNDLNYESSNSTVIIDFKEKPLKTYYDIITTYKNTKISTKKTVTDKFELITEEKGIYTISINPYFIINKKKYYGYKKDINIYNYLNYIDFGKIEEIKEQNKVMIYANLKNLKNITLSSLVDIKTTEEIIFSPLISNYSTSMENNKLKISIDFTEPTTYTGNVLILNNKWDSDKIFDISFETLPEIKLNTFDSTNVALNQKLSWNATDLDGDEILYDIYLSKNKNLEKIETNYTKTEYYPKLLSNTKYYWKVVAKDGKHEISSNIFSFSTTTPPKISLKSPKNGSVDNPLIVTLEWDASDDNNNELKYDIYFGKDKDPKLFKNNLTNKTFTTDILEEATYYWKVVAKNSKNASTASEIWTFTTIKDSKKPVLISPENYATNVSLNPKLTWGVNYPGELKYAIQFGDSEMTTIATGINETSYQLNNLKSNTTYYWNIISYDNDNIEYTSSAYSFTTTKPPIWKEIQEFTINENETLEINLLDYVTDENNRITFSIVSGKGIINESLYTWTPTLDEGDKSYDIVIKATDIYGATSTATITINVKNINVDIKNLEIISPQIDQTNVIPYNVKLKWKVEPESDLIKFDIYFGENLTLIATDVTKTEYEIGNLSFDKKYYWKIIAKEPFGSIKEISGNFTTIKNMIKWKFETGNVIFSSPAIGIDGTVFVGSVDNYLYAINPNGSLKWKFEMGYYVTSSPTIGTEGTIFVGSGDYYIYAINSDGSLKWKFETGNVVSSSPAIGADGTIFVGSYDNYIYAINPDGTLKWKFKTGYYVNSSPAIGADGTIFVGSYDNYLYAINPDGTLKWKFKTGYYVNSSPAIGADGTIFVGSYDNYLYAINPDGTLKWKFKTGYYVNSSPAIGADGTVFVGSGDNYIYAINPDGTLKWKFETGDYVFSSPAIGADGTIFVGSYDNYLYAINPDGSLKWKFRTENDVRSSPTIGADGTVFVGSYDNYLYAINSNSKGPLESNWAKFRSNKFNNGNPYISQCNSELKVSLNSPADNSILDDSYIKLSWNVESNDSTHLKYSVYLGEDLNNLSKIANRIEENYYYVSLKFNTTYYWKIVMHDYYFDTVSDTYTFKVNDITAWNVTISENINDNFAYNSNILYFISKSGILYAYDVNGNKKWEYSIGTNVNASPVIGKDNSIIVADGNGKIYAISADGNLKWEYETEGMIYSSPAIGNDGCIYIGTSDYIYALSDEGTFKWKKNIYGAVKNSPVIDQNGNIYFFNENNYLYVINPNGDIIYTNNLNLNTDGYFALSDNNRIYFIEENILYCYDLSNNEIWKYYSENNIVKGVVIDIHNNIYFGDDDGYLYKLDKNGDLLRRIKLDSKIISIPVLSAKNYIYIGLENGEIRKYSLEFELYGKYVSDKAITNMFLLDNGNLIFGSEKNHIISIDFKDDGLMKSSWPMARRYYTGINNFMIISNSIPETPKIISPDEVINSGITDVELEISWKSSDPDGDYIKYDIYFGKNSEPKLYKISYESTSIYLKNLDLDTTYYLKIIAKDSFGGSSESIIYSFKTRNILKAKISVDGAITTTPAIWIDGSNYIVYFTTENSLYSITPDGTINWTYNATSTINTSPVLGNDGTIYINDGNYLLSIDKDGIKNWEYNTSYNISYTPAIGKDGNIYVQDNYNLYKISNNGSFVWKEYLSNYSYSYPVIDKNGNIIIGITNYIKSYYSSGYNKWSKYYGYYYYFYTFSLGAEHLYVGSDENLIALDLNGNEIWRFNIENKIESAPIIDDQGNIYFGANNGYFYALDASGNLKWKYYIGGSITSDAVIGKDRTIYVGSNNGYLYAIKPDGTMYWRFKTDGAIYGGITLFYDGNLYFGDNAGNLYILNVKSKGLMNSPWPKIHKNLLNNGRQ; encoded by the coding sequence ATGAAAAAAATAGTATTTATATTGCTACTAATAACTTTAATACTAAGTGGTTGCTTTGTATTCAAAGATGCTCTAAAAGCGCAATTAAATATAGAAGATTATAAAATATATGAAAGAGGTATTAAAAAAATTGACTATATTTTAAAATGGAAAAAAGGAGAAGATTCCCTTGCAACTTTATACATAGGAACAAAAAAAGATAATCTTACCCCCATAGTAAAAGATTACAAAGGTGAAGAATATAAATATACATTCAACTTAAATAGTGATTATAATGAATATTATTGGATGGTTGAAACATATAATGTAAATGGCAAAAGAATAAAAAGTGATATTGCTAAAATAGTATTCGTTCAAAAACCTGAAGTAATTATGAGCAAAATTGAAAATAGTATAAAATACAACGATCTAAATTATGAATCATCAAATTCAACAGTAATAATCGATTTTAAAGAAAAACCATTAAAGACATACTATGACATAATAACCACCTATAAAAATACAAAAATATCTACAAAAAAAACAGTAACAGATAAATTCGAACTAATTACAGAAGAAAAAGGTATATATACAATATCAATAAATCCATATTTTATTATAAATAAAAAGAAATATTATGGATACAAAAAAGATATTAATATATACAATTATTTGAACTATATAGATTTTGGAAAAATTGAAGAAATTAAAGAACAAAATAAAGTGATGATTTATGCGAATTTAAAAAATTTAAAAAACATCACATTATCTTCTCTTGTAGATATTAAAACAACTGAAGAGATTATATTTAGTCCACTAATAAGCAATTACTCTACATCGATGGAAAATAATAAATTAAAAATATCAATAGATTTTACAGAACCAACTACTTATACAGGAAACGTATTAATACTAAACAATAAATGGGATTCTGATAAAATATTTGATATATCTTTTGAAACGTTACCCGAAATAAAATTAAATACCTTTGATAGTACTAACGTTGCATTAAACCAAAAATTAAGTTGGAACGCAACAGATTTAGATGGAGATGAAATATTATATGATATATACCTATCAAAAAATAAAAATCTTGAAAAAATTGAAACAAATTATACAAAAACAGAATATTACCCAAAATTATTAAGTAATACAAAATACTATTGGAAAGTTGTAGCTAAAGATGGAAAACATGAAATTTCATCTAATATTTTTTCTTTTTCAACCACAACTCCACCAAAAATATCATTAAAAAGTCCTAAAAATGGTTCAGTTGATAATCCACTTATTGTAACACTCGAATGGGATGCAAGTGATGATAATAATAACGAATTAAAATATGACATATATTTTGGAAAAGACAAAGACCCAAAACTTTTTAAAAATAACTTAACAAACAAAACATTCACAACGGATATTTTAGAAGAAGCTACATATTACTGGAAAGTCGTGGCGAAAAATAGCAAGAATGCTTCCACCGCATCTGAAATATGGACATTTACAACAATAAAAGATTCAAAAAAACCTGTTTTAATTTCTCCTGAAAATTATGCAACAAATGTGAGTTTGAATCCAAAACTCACATGGGGAGTCAATTATCCTGGTGAATTAAAATATGCTATTCAATTTGGAGACTCAGAGATGACAACTATTGCAACAGGCATAAATGAAACATCATATCAATTAAACAATTTAAAAAGTAATACAACATATTATTGGAATATAATATCATATGACAATGATAATATTGAATATACAAGTTCGGCATATTCATTTACAACTACAAAACCACCAATATGGAAAGAAATACAAGAATTCACAATAAATGAAAATGAAACATTAGAAATTAATTTGCTCGATTATGTAACTGATGAAAATAATAGAATAACGTTTTCTATCGTGTCAGGAAAAGGAATCATAAATGAAAGTTTATACACATGGACTCCAACCTTAGATGAAGGAGATAAATCATATGATATAGTCATAAAAGCGACCGATATATACGGAGCAACCTCAACTGCAACAATAACAATTAATGTAAAAAATATAAATGTAGACATAAAAAACCTTGAAATAATATCGCCACAAATAGACCAAACAAACGTTATACCATATAATGTAAAATTAAAATGGAAAGTAGAACCTGAATCGGATCTTATAAAATTTGATATATATTTTGGAGAAAATCTAACGCTTATTGCTACTGATGTGACAAAAACAGAATACGAAATTGGAAATCTTTCTTTTGACAAAAAATATTATTGGAAAATAATAGCTAAAGAACCGTTTGGAAGTATAAAAGAAATTTCAGGCAATTTTACAACAATAAAAAATATGATCAAATGGAAATTTGAAACGGGAAATGTTATATTCTCATCCCCAGCAATAGGAATTGACGGCACTGTTTTTGTTGGATCAGTCGATAATTATTTATATGCAATAAACCCAAATGGGTCTTTGAAATGGAAATTTGAAATGGGGTATTATGTAACTTCTTCACCTACAATTGGAACCGAGGGTACTATTTTTGTCGGTTCAGGTGATTATTATATATATGCAATAAACTCTGATGGGTCTTTGAAATGGAAATTTGAAACGGGAAATGTTGTAAGTTCTTCTCCAGCAATAGGAGCCGACGGCACTATTTTCGTTGGTTCATATGATAATTATATCTATGCAATAAACCCTGACGGTACTTTGAAATGGAAATTTAAAACGGGGTATTATGTAAATTCTTCCCCAGCAATAGGAGCAGATGGCACTATTTTCGTTGGTTCATATGATAATTATTTATATGCAATAAACCCTGACGGTACTTTGAAATGGAAATTTAAAACGGGGTATTATGTAAATTCTTCCCCAGCAATAGGAGCAGATGGCACTATTTTCGTTGGTTCATATGATAATTATTTATATGCAATAAACCCTGATGGTACTTTGAAATGGAAATTTAAAACGGGGTATTATGTAAATTCTTCCCCAGCAATAGGAGCAGATGGCACTGTTTTTGTTGGTTCAGGTGACAATTATATCTATGCAATAAACCCTGACGGTACTTTGAAATGGAAATTCGAAACTGGAGATTATGTGTTTTCATCCCCAGCAATAGGAGCCGACGGCACTATTTTTGTTGGTTCATATGATAATTATTTATATGCAATAAATCCGGATGGGTCTTTGAAATGGAAATTTAGAACGGAAAATGATGTAAGATCTTCACCAACAATAGGAGCAGATGGCACTGTTTTTGTTGGTTCATATGATAATTATTTATATGCTATAAACTCGAATTCTAAAGGACCTCTTGAGTCAAATTGGGCAAAATTCAGATCAAACAAATTTAATAATGGAAACCCTTATATATCACAATGCAATTCAGAATTAAAAGTTTCATTAAATTCACCTGCAGACAATTCTATTCTTGATGATTCATATATTAAATTATCTTGGAATGTTGAAAGCAATGACAGTACCCATTTAAAATATTCTGTATACCTTGGGGAAGATTTAAATAATTTATCTAAAATAGCTAACCGGATTGAAGAAAATTATTATTATGTTTCATTAAAGTTTAATACAACCTACTATTGGAAAATAGTAATGCATGATTATTATTTTGATACAGTTAGCGATACTTATACTTTTAAAGTCAATGATATTACAGCATGGAATGTTACGATATCTGAAAATATTAACGATAATTTTGCATATAACAGTAACATTTTATATTTCATCAGCAAAAGTGGAATTTTATATGCATATGACGTTAATGGAAATAAAAAGTGGGAATATTCTATTGGAACTAATGTTAACGCATCACCAGTAATTGGAAAAGATAATAGTATTATAGTTGCTGATGGGAATGGAAAAATATATGCTATAAGTGCTGATGGGAATTTAAAATGGGAATATGAAACAGAAGGAATGATTTATTCTTCTCCTGCAATTGGAAATGATGGTTGCATATATATTGGAACATCTGATTATATATATGCATTATCTGATGAAGGAACATTTAAATGGAAAAAGAATATATACGGAGCAGTAAAAAATAGTCCTGTCATAGATCAAAATGGTAATATTTATTTCTTTAATGAGAATAATTACTTATATGTAATTAATCCAAATGGAGATATTATTTATACAAATAATTTAAATTTAAATACAGATGGATACTTTGCACTTTCGGATAATAATAGAATTTATTTCATAGAAGAAAATATATTATATTGCTATGATTTAAGTAATAATGAAATATGGAAATACTATTCGGAAAATAATATTGTAAAAGGTGTTGTAATAGACATACATAACAACATATATTTTGGGGATGATGACGGCTATTTATACAAATTAGACAAAAATGGAGACCTTCTAAGAAGGATTAAACTTGATTCTAAAATTATCTCAATACCTGTATTATCTGCTAAGAATTACATATATATTGGATTAGAAAATGGTGAAATCAGAAAATATTCTCTTGAATTTGAATTGTATGGAAAGTATGTTTCTGATAAAGCAATAACCAATATGTTCTTATTGGATAACGGGAATTTAATATTTGGCAGTGAAAAAAATCATATAATTAGTATTGATTTTAAAGATGATGGACTAATGAAAAGCTCTTGGCCTATGGCTAGAAGATATTATACAGGAATAAATAATTTTATGATTATATCTAATTCTATTCCTGAAACACCAAAAATAATTTCTCCTGATGAAGTTATAAACAGTGGAATTACTGATGTTGAATTGGAAATTTCATGGAAATCCTCAGATCCGGATGGAGATTATATAAAATACGATATTTATTTTGGCAAGAATAGCGAACCTAAACTCTATAAAATTTCGTACGAATCAACATCTATTTATTTAAAAAATCTTGATTTAGATACAACTTATTATCTAAAAATTATAGCAAAAGATAGTTTCGGAGGTAGTTCAGAAAGCATAATATACTCATTTAAAACAAGAAATATTCTAAAAGCAAAAATATCGGTAGATGGTGCTATAACCACAACACCTGCAATATGGATAGACGGTTCAAACTATATTGTTTATTTTACAACTGAAAATAGTTTATACTCAATTACTCCTGATGGAACCATTAATTGGACTTATAATGCAACTTCAACAATAAATACATCACCAGTGTTAGGTAACGATGGAACAATATATATAAATGACGGTAATTATTTATTATCTATTGATAAAGATGGAATTAAAAATTGGGAATACAATACAAGTTACAATATTAGTTATACTCCAGCAATTGGAAAAGACGGAAATATTTATGTTCAAGATAATTATAATTTATATAAAATTAGTAATAATGGTTCTTTCGTTTGGAAAGAATATCTTTCGAATTATTCGTATTCATATCCAGTAATAGATAAAAATGGAAATATTATTATAGGTATTACAAATTATATTAAAAGTTATTATAGTAGTGGATATAATAAATGGTCTAAATATTATGGTTATTATTATTATTTTTACACCTTTTCATTAGGAGCTGAACATTTATATGTAGGATCAGACGAAAATCTAATTGCTTTGGATCTTAATGGTAATGAGATTTGGCGTTTTAATATTGAAAATAAAATAGAATCAGCCCCAATAATTGACGATCAAGGTAATATATATTTCGGAGCTAACAATGGTTATTTCTATGCGCTTGATGCTTCTGGGAATTTAAAATGGAAATATTACATTGGAGGTTCAATAACATCAGATGCTGTAATCGGAAAAGATAGAACTATTTATGTTGGCAGTAATAATGGCTATCTATACGCAATAAAACCTGATGGAACTATGTATTGGAGATTTAAAACAGATGGTGCAATTTATGGTGGAATAACTTTGTTCTATGATGGAAACCTTTACTTTGGAGACAATGCTGGAAATTTATATATTTTAAATGTAAAAAGTAAAGGTTTGATGAATTCTCCATGGCCAAAAATTCATAAAAATTTATTAAACAACGGACGGCAATAG
- a CDS encoding PQQ-binding-like beta-propeller repeat protein: MKKIIMMLILITLILSGCVTNNNAPSKALEVYPINYSEGIPLNITLKWIGYDEEDKSNLYYDVYMGKSKDNLNLMEYQITKNEYHVLGLEPTTTYYWKIDSIDSRGELTEGDIWEFKTKENTPPTTPEIIEPENGAENVILNPILKWKSIDIDGHNIKYDIYFGENKNNLKLIAKDYEDSKYKIEGLDVEKTYYWEIIAKDEYGGIAESTIANFTTTSSLLKWKFKTEDRVLSSPAIGADGTIYIGSYDNYLYAINPDGSLKWKYKTNGVVASSPTVGIDGSIYVGNSDGYIYAINYDGSLKWKFETNKNISTSPAIGIDGTIYVSSDDGYIYAITFDGFLKWKYLTYGYAESSPSIGYDGIIYVGSDDNYVYAINPDGSLKWKYKTNGDVKSSPAIGKDGIIYVGSDDNYVYAINPDGSLKWKYKTDGDVESSPAIGKDGAVFVGSLDNYVYAINPDGSLKWKFRTADWVKSSPAIGADGTVFVGSLDNYVYAINPDGSLKWKFRTADWVKSSPAIGADGTIYIGSKDGHIYAINGNNGGLADTPWPMFHANPQHTGRVDEDNYLTSEIILNEDFENIDLGKIPKEFSVLYSGRSYGVVQDENIDASGNKFLKVWGQPGWCCGIVFYFDIFKYQKIELNYKVYASNKEHIGWIAFINPDVSWGWICGGANIWDNGNIRFVTDKNEEIKVKVYNINSWNDVKTIFFPNEKYGKVYINNTLIYEYWINDDGYSSKIKVYLPDNKTIEYTAMPKSEYRDPNAYKGLKGIRIGDCPGNDDIPTYFDDFVIIGYK; this comes from the coding sequence ATGAAAAAAATAATAATGATGCTAATTTTAATAACGCTAATACTCTCAGGATGTGTGACAAATAACAATGCACCTTCAAAAGCATTAGAAGTTTATCCCATAAATTATAGTGAAGGTATACCGTTAAATATAACATTAAAATGGATAGGATATGATGAAGAAGATAAAAGCAATTTATATTATGATGTATATATGGGAAAAAGCAAAGATAATTTAAATTTAATGGAATATCAAATAACAAAAAATGAATATCACGTACTTGGATTAGAACCAACCACAACATATTATTGGAAAATAGATAGTATTGATAGTAGAGGAGAACTAACAGAAGGCGATATTTGGGAGTTTAAAACCAAAGAAAACACACCACCCACAACACCTGAAATAATTGAACCAGAAAATGGAGCTGAAAATGTAATTTTAAATCCTATTTTAAAATGGAAGTCTATTGATATTGATGGGCATAACATAAAGTATGACATATATTTTGGAGAAAATAAAAATAATTTAAAATTAATAGCAAAAGATTATGAAGATTCAAAATATAAAATAGAAGGTTTAGATGTAGAAAAAACATATTACTGGGAAATAATAGCAAAAGATGAATATGGTGGAATAGCAGAAAGTACTATTGCTAATTTTACTACAACATCATCATTACTAAAGTGGAAATTCAAGACAGAAGATAGGGTACTTTCCTCCCCTGCAATTGGAGCCGATGGCACTATTTATATTGGTTCATATGATAATTACTTATATGCAATAAACCCCGATGGGTCTTTGAAATGGAAGTACAAAACAAATGGAGTTGTAGCTTCCTCACCAACAGTAGGAATTGATGGTTCTATTTATGTTGGTAATAGTGATGGATATATTTATGCAATAAATTATGATGGTTCTCTGAAATGGAAATTTGAAACAAATAAAAATATATCAACTTCCCCAGCGATAGGAATTGATGGTACTATTTATGTTAGCAGTGATGATGGATATATTTATGCAATAACTTTTGACGGTTTTTTGAAGTGGAAATATCTAACATATGGATATGCCGAATCCTCACCATCTATAGGGTATGATGGCATTATTTATGTTGGCAGTGATGATAATTATGTCTATGCAATAAACCCCGATGGGTCTCTAAAATGGAAATACAAAACAAATGGTGATGTGAAGTCCTCCCCAGCAATTGGAAAAGATGGCATTATTTATGTTGGCAGTGATGATAATTATGTCTATGCAATAAACCCCGATGGGTCTCTAAAATGGAAATACAAAACAGATGGTGATGTAGAGTCCTCCCCAGCAATTGGAAAAGATGGCGCTGTTTTTGTTGGCAGTTTGGATAACTATGTATATGCTATAAACCCGGATGGCTCTTTAAAATGGAAATTTAGAACAGCTGATTGGGTAAAATCCTCTCCTGCAATAGGAGCGGATGGCACTGTTTTTGTTGGCAGTTTGGATAACTATGTATATGCTATAAACCCGGATGGCTCTTTAAAATGGAAATTTAGAACAGCTGATTGGGTAAAATCCTCTCCTGCAATAGGAGCGGATGGCACTATTTATATTGGAAGTAAGGATGGTCATATCTATGCAATAAATGGAAATAACGGCGGTTTAGCAGATACTCCATGGCCAATGTTCCATGCAAATCCTCAACATACTGGTCGGGTTGATGAAGACAATTATTTGACTTCTGAAATAATCCTCAATGAAGATTTTGAAAATATAGATTTAGGAAAAATTCCTAAAGAATTTTCTGTATTATATAGTGGTCGTTCATATGGAGTAGTACAAGATGAAAATATAGATGCTTCTGGAAATAAATTTTTAAAAGTATGGGGGCAACCAGGTTGGTGTTGTGGTATAGTATTCTATTTTGATATATTTAAATATCAAAAAATTGAATTAAATTATAAAGTATATGCGTCAAATAAAGAACATATTGGTTGGATTGCATTTATTAATCCAGATGTTTCGTGGGGATGGATATGTGGAGGTGCTAATATTTGGGATAATGGTAATATACGTTTTGTAACTGATAAAAATGAAGAAATAAAAGTAAAAGTTTATAATATAAATTCATGGAATGATGTAAAAACAATCTTTTTCCCTAATGAAAAATATGGAAAAGTTTATATAAACAACACATTAATATATGAATATTGGATAAACGATGATGGGTATTCTTCGAAAATAAAAGTTTACTTGCCAGACAATAAAACTATTGAATACACAGCCATGCCAAAGTCTGAATACCGAGATCCGAATGCTTACAAGGGACTTAAAGGTATTAGAATTGGAGATTGTCCAGGTAACGACGATATACCTACATATTTTGATGATTTTGTAATTATAGGATATAAATAG